A window from Bacteroidota bacterium encodes these proteins:
- a CDS encoding 2-oxoglutarate dehydrogenase E1 component gives MDTLSYLSNAEIGFIDGLYTQYQQDPESVAYEWKRFFEGFTFARSQYNNGQTAKNAGVADSPEHIAKEISVVNLINAYRSRGHLFAKTNPILPRRDFQPTLAIENFGLAESDLDQVFVSGSELGIGARPLRAIVAHLEATYCGTIGIEYRYIRNPRITGWFEERIEGSKMQPNFDTARKKTILEMLGKSSSFEQFLHRKFVGQKRFSLEGAESVIPALHAIIEEGADLGIQEFVLGMAHRGRLNVLTNILRKEYDNVFSEFEGRYLSDHVFDGDVKYHLGHSSDIETRTGKKVHLSLMPNPSHLEAVDPIVLGSARAKMDAVYNHDHSRICPILIHGDAALAGQGVVYELIQMSRLKGYEVGGTIHIVLNNQIGFTTDWRDARSSTYCTDVAKVTLSPVFHVNGDDPEAFYYVAQIAMAFRQAFNRDVFIDVVCYRKYGHNEGDEPRFTQPGMYQAISKQKSPFEVYAQKLIAENAIDAPYLKNLQQQQAGYLDKEWEESKVYAYELGTPPARLWHGLAYYDDKTVEPNPATQISQEVALQIATLSTQLPEGFVPHKNIEKLLQQRREMVQSTGKIDWGMAEHLAYGSILLDGRDVRISGQDVQRGTFSHRHAVLHDMENLPSTHIPLNHLAEQQGHLSIYNSLLSEYAVLGFETGYALSAPHGLTIWEAQFGDFVNGAQIIIDQFLSASKTKWQRLCGLVLLLPHGYEGQGPEHSSARMERFLVLCAENNMYITNCTTPANLFHALRRQVYSNTRRPLVVFTPKSLLRHPRCVSSLEDFTATASFQELIDDATADPKKVERLVFVNGKLYYDLLEQKEKHQQDKVALIRLEQLYPLPQQEIEATLKKYKKASSYVWAQEEPENMGAWPFVARKLRQIPLEVVARKESASPATGTASQHKRQQEYIIRTALNLAPELELA, from the coding sequence ATGGACACTCTCTCTTACTTGTCGAATGCTGAGATTGGCTTTATCGACGGGCTGTATACCCAGTATCAGCAAGACCCCGAGTCTGTAGCCTACGAGTGGAAGCGCTTTTTCGAGGGTTTTACCTTTGCCCGCAGCCAGTACAACAATGGGCAGACGGCGAAAAATGCCGGTGTGGCCGATAGTCCGGAGCACATAGCCAAAGAGATTAGCGTAGTTAACCTGATCAATGCCTACCGCAGCCGCGGCCACCTGTTTGCAAAAACAAACCCCATCCTGCCCCGCCGAGACTTTCAGCCTACGCTGGCCATCGAGAACTTTGGCCTTGCCGAGTCCGACCTGGATCAGGTGTTCGTTAGCGGCTCCGAGCTGGGCATCGGTGCCCGCCCCCTGCGAGCCATTGTGGCCCATCTGGAGGCCACGTATTGCGGCACCATCGGCATCGAGTATCGCTACATCCGCAATCCGCGCATTACCGGCTGGTTCGAAGAGCGCATAGAGGGCAGCAAGATGCAGCCAAACTTTGACACAGCCCGGAAAAAGACCATCCTGGAGATGCTGGGCAAAAGCAGCTCCTTCGAGCAGTTTCTGCACCGCAAGTTTGTGGGCCAGAAGCGATTCAGCCTGGAGGGGGCCGAGTCCGTAATCCCCGCCCTGCACGCCATCATCGAAGAGGGAGCCGATCTGGGTATACAGGAGTTCGTACTCGGCATGGCCCACCGGGGTCGCCTGAATGTGCTGACCAACATCCTGCGCAAGGAGTATGACAATGTGTTCAGCGAGTTTGAGGGCCGCTACCTGAGCGACCACGTCTTTGACGGAGACGTGAAGTACCACCTGGGCCACAGCTCGGATATAGAAACCCGGACTGGGAAAAAGGTACACCTGAGCCTGATGCCGAACCCCAGCCACCTGGAGGCCGTAGACCCCATTGTGCTCGGCTCGGCCCGGGCAAAGATGGATGCCGTCTATAACCATGACCATAGCCGCATCTGCCCCATCCTGATCCACGGAGATGCCGCCCTGGCCGGCCAGGGTGTGGTGTATGAGCTGATACAGATGAGCCGCCTGAAGGGCTACGAGGTAGGCGGAACCATACATATTGTACTGAACAACCAGATTGGCTTCACTACCGACTGGCGCGATGCCCGCAGCAGCACCTACTGTACCGACGTGGCCAAGGTAACCCTGAGTCCGGTCTTCCATGTAAACGGAGACGACCCCGAGGCCTTCTACTACGTAGCCCAGATAGCCATGGCTTTCCGCCAAGCGTTTAATCGGGACGTGTTTATAGACGTAGTGTGCTACCGCAAGTATGGCCACAATGAGGGCGACGAACCCCGGTTTACCCAGCCAGGGATGTACCAGGCCATTTCAAAGCAAAAGAGCCCTTTTGAGGTATATGCCCAGAAGCTGATAGCCGAGAACGCCATAGACGCCCCCTACCTGAAGAACCTGCAGCAGCAGCAGGCCGGATACCTGGACAAGGAATGGGAGGAGAGCAAGGTATACGCCTACGAGCTGGGCACCCCACCCGCCCGCCTGTGGCACGGCCTGGCGTACTACGACGATAAAACCGTGGAGCCCAATCCCGCGACCCAGATCAGCCAGGAGGTAGCCCTGCAAATTGCCACCCTGTCCACCCAGCTGCCCGAAGGCTTTGTGCCACACAAAAACATAGAGAAGCTGCTGCAGCAACGCCGAGAGATGGTGCAGTCGACCGGCAAAATAGACTGGGGCATGGCTGAGCACCTGGCCTACGGCTCCATCCTGCTGGACGGAAGGGACGTGCGCATAAGCGGCCAGGATGTACAGCGCGGCACCTTCAGCCACCGCCACGCGGTGCTGCACGACATGGAGAACCTGCCCAGCACCCACATCCCGCTGAACCATCTGGCTGAGCAGCAGGGCCACCTCTCCATCTACAACTCCCTGCTGAGCGAGTATGCCGTACTCGGCTTTGAAACCGGCTATGCCCTGAGTGCCCCCCATGGCCTCACCATCTGGGAAGCCCAGTTTGGCGACTTTGTGAATGGTGCCCAGATTATTATCGATCAGTTCCTCAGCGCCAGCAAAACCAAATGGCAGCGCCTGTGTGGCCTGGTGCTACTGCTGCCACATGGCTACGAGGGCCAGGGCCCCGAGCACAGCTCGGCCCGCATGGAGCGCTTCCTGGTGCTGTGCGCCGAGAACAATATGTACATCACCAACTGCACCACCCCGGCCAACCTCTTCCACGCACTGCGCCGCCAGGTGTATAGCAACACCCGCCGCCCGCTGGTCGTCTTCACCCCCAAGAGCCTGCTGCGCCACCCGCGATGCGTAAGCAGCCTGGAAGATTTTACCGCAACGGCCAGCTTCCAGGAGCTGATAGACGATGCCACTGCCGACCCGAAGAAGGTGGAGCGACTGGTATTTGTGAATGGCAAGCTGTATTACGACCTGCTGGAGCAGAAAGAGAAGCACCAGCAAGACAAGGTGGCCCTGATACGGCTAGAGCAGCTGTACCCACTGCCCCAGCAGGAGATAGAGGCTACCCTGAAAAAGTATAAGAAGGCTAGCAGCTATGTGTGGGCACAAGAGGAACCCGAGAATATGGGTGCCTGGCCCTTTGTGGCCCGTAAGCTACGCCAGATACCCCTGGAGGTAGTGGCACGCAAGGAGAGCGCCAGCCCCGCCACCGGCACCGCCAGCCAGCACAAGCGGCAGCAGGAATACATCATCCGTACGGCCCTGAACCTGGCACCAGAGCTGGAGCTGGCATAG
- a CDS encoding choice-of-anchor L domain-containing protein, which produces MSESLEGAGVTIQNAIYTGPPNAVGLFENTSEDFPIQRGLVLTTGRATVAAGPNDIENATIDNTVRNLFGVPINTWPNAWAETTTGRESRDAAVLAFDVVPGGNRLKFRYVFASEEYREFVYSEFNDIFGLLISGPGIVGRQNLALVPGTSVPVTINTVNNGNDDILSIPSNPEFFIDNTPLDSPLREVTQYDGLTVLLEAEAEVQPCQTYRIELIVSDIGDPTLDSGVFLEAESFTSEENYALQVENALSEVDFAENCGDEQKIVLERTGDIDQPVTISWVVGGTATQGVDYTLGLSSPQLLPAGQAVIEIPVTILSDALVEGTETLEFDLFSSLCGSPILALKDTFRIRDFQPLVVTVPGEVTFCASAPTKTLTATASGAFGNYRFRWTGAPQGADLAITAPGTYTVAVRDSCPVGASSTEVVKTVSVSFVGTDGISSNDTTYTHCTLGAYSLQAPQVLGGGCGPMPISGRWAVPSCLRLFLR; this is translated from the coding sequence TTGTCCGAATCTCTGGAGGGTGCGGGCGTTACGATCCAGAACGCAATCTACACTGGCCCACCAAATGCCGTGGGCTTGTTTGAAAACACCAGTGAGGACTTTCCCATCCAGCGGGGCCTGGTGCTCACCACGGGTAGGGCTACTGTAGCTGCCGGGCCTAACGACATAGAAAACGCCACTATTGATAACACGGTAAGAAACCTCTTTGGGGTTCCCATAAATACCTGGCCAAACGCCTGGGCCGAAACCACAACCGGAAGAGAGAGCCGAGATGCGGCGGTACTCGCCTTCGATGTGGTGCCCGGCGGAAACCGGCTGAAGTTTCGGTATGTGTTTGCCAGCGAGGAATATCGAGAGTTTGTATACTCAGAATTTAATGACATTTTTGGGCTGCTTATTTCGGGCCCGGGTATAGTGGGCAGGCAAAACCTGGCACTGGTGCCGGGCACCAGCGTACCCGTTACGATTAACACCGTCAATAATGGAAATGACGATATTCTTTCCATTCCTTCCAATCCTGAGTTTTTCATCGACAACACGCCCCTGGATAGCCCGCTGCGCGAGGTTACCCAGTATGATGGGCTAACGGTGCTGCTGGAGGCCGAGGCCGAGGTGCAACCCTGCCAAACCTATCGAATCGAACTGATTGTCTCGGACATTGGAGATCCAACACTTGATTCGGGTGTGTTCCTAGAAGCCGAGAGCTTCACCAGCGAGGAGAACTATGCCCTGCAGGTAGAGAATGCGCTAAGTGAGGTAGACTTTGCCGAGAACTGCGGCGACGAACAGAAGATCGTGCTGGAACGTACGGGCGACATAGATCAGCCCGTAACGATCAGCTGGGTGGTGGGTGGCACCGCTACCCAGGGGGTGGACTATACGCTGGGCCTCAGCAGCCCCCAGCTGCTGCCCGCCGGTCAGGCGGTTATTGAGATACCGGTTACCATCCTGAGTGATGCCCTGGTGGAGGGGACGGAGACCCTGGAGTTCGATCTGTTCAGCAGCCTGTGCGGCTCGCCCATCCTGGCCCTAAAGGATACCTTCCGCATTCGCGACTTTCAGCCGCTGGTGGTTACCGTGCCCGGCGAGGTAACCTTCTGCGCCTCCGCCCCCACAAAGACCCTGACCGCTACGGCTAGTGGTGCCTTTGGCAACTACCGCTTCCGCTGGACAGGCGCACCCCAGGGGGCCGACCTGGCCATAACGGCACCCGGCACCTATACAGTAGCCGTACGCGACTCCTGCCCCGTGGGTGCCAGCAGTACCGAGGTGGTAAAGACCGTAAGCGTCAGCTTCGTAGGGACGGATGGAATAAGCAGCAACGACACGACCTACACACACTGCACGCTGGGTGCCTACTCGCTGCAGGCCCCGCAGGTGCTGGGGGGGGGGTGCGGCCCTATGCCTATCAGTGGGCGGTGGGCGGTGCCTTCGTGCCTGAGGCTATTTTTGAGGTGA
- a CDS encoding MMPL family transporter gives MWKAVSRFILRFRITLLILVGLLTIFFGYKGTQVEKSQEFARVVPKDDPDYQNFLKFKQLFGEDANTIIIGLKAENFFTPARLNAIQRFVNQTRGRDGVKEVLSITSLYRLTANDSLKIFQAEKLLDKPVQTQAQADSLREKVTNLPFYQGLILNEKGTTTVVAVTITKAASNSKQKHALVAKLKEDVERLAEETGMEYHLVGLPYIRSYMSTQIASELNLFMALAILFTAACLFLFYRSFYAVIFPLILLCVASLVTLGLITLLGYQLTTLSALLPPIIVILGIPPSIYMLSDYHDEYKKYGHKRLAISKMVRKLGLVTFMINANTAFGFLTLYFTQVTILQEFGLVAFLATMMTYVLTMVIIPGVFSLLPPPTDKNLRHLDAPHIVRIVRLTDKLVQHRRRAIYWTTLVIFGVAIAGCFKLQAVSYMVDDLPKQDRIRKDLNFLEENFHGVMPFEIVIDTRQAGALKKLRYLKKIEALQDSLKKYPQLGRTLSLVDVMKWSRQAYLGGDAEQYKLPARDELAFLADYAENTRLHNRRAQAQAPAGQRDILHSLVDSSYQVARITGYVQDMGSLEMPVLIEKIQADIDAVFEQEQQKKSANTQPLEHFVTGTTAIFLKANEYLVDNLFWSLLATFVLIGLQMWLLFGSVRIMLISLVPNLIPLVVTAGLMGYLGIALKPSTALIYELAFGIAIDNSIHYLAMYRHKRRAGLSIPGAVGSTLRVTGMSIIYTSIVLFMGFVIFTPSTFGSTQALGILTSITLFMATFSNLLLMPALLVSFDRDSTSKGHALIDDADEEDDDPEEATAHASGTPLPTAYKQ, from the coding sequence ATGTGGAAAGCCGTTTCACGATTTATACTCCGCTTCCGGATTACGCTGCTCATTCTGGTGGGTCTTCTCACCATTTTCTTTGGATACAAGGGTACGCAGGTAGAGAAGAGCCAGGAGTTTGCCCGGGTTGTTCCAAAGGATGATCCCGACTATCAGAACTTTCTCAAGTTCAAACAGCTGTTTGGCGAAGATGCCAACACCATCATAATTGGCCTGAAGGCCGAAAACTTTTTTACGCCCGCCCGCCTGAATGCCATACAGCGTTTTGTAAACCAGACACGCGGCCGAGATGGGGTGAAGGAGGTGCTCAGCATCACCAGTCTGTACAGGCTTACGGCCAATGACAGCCTGAAAATCTTCCAGGCCGAGAAACTGCTGGATAAGCCCGTACAGACCCAGGCCCAGGCCGATTCGCTCAGAGAAAAGGTAACTAATCTCCCTTTTTACCAGGGGTTGATCCTGAACGAGAAGGGTACAACCACCGTAGTGGCTGTTACCATCACCAAAGCAGCGAGCAATAGTAAGCAGAAACACGCGCTGGTAGCCAAGCTAAAGGAGGACGTGGAGCGGCTGGCCGAGGAAACAGGCATGGAGTACCACCTGGTGGGCCTGCCCTATATCCGCAGCTACATGAGCACGCAGATTGCCTCCGAGCTTAATCTGTTCATGGCCCTGGCCATCCTCTTTACGGCGGCCTGCCTCTTCCTCTTCTACCGCTCCTTTTATGCGGTTATCTTCCCGCTCATCCTGCTGTGTGTGGCCTCGCTGGTTACGCTGGGGCTTATCACGCTGCTGGGCTACCAGCTCACCACCCTCAGTGCCCTGCTGCCCCCCATCATCGTCATCCTGGGCATACCCCCCAGCATCTACATGCTCAGCGACTACCACGATGAGTACAAGAAGTATGGGCACAAACGGCTGGCCATTAGCAAGATGGTGCGCAAGCTGGGCCTAGTTACTTTCATGATAAACGCCAATACGGCTTTCGGTTTCCTTACCCTATACTTCACCCAGGTTACCATTTTGCAGGAATTTGGCCTGGTAGCCTTTTTGGCCACTATGATGACCTATGTGCTGACGATGGTGATCATCCCCGGGGTCTTCAGCCTGCTGCCGCCCCCTACGGACAAGAACCTGCGGCACCTGGATGCCCCCCACATCGTACGCATCGTGCGCCTGACAGATAAGCTGGTGCAGCACCGTCGCCGTGCCATCTATTGGACTACCCTGGTCATTTTTGGGGTTGCCATAGCCGGATGCTTCAAGCTGCAGGCAGTAAGCTATATGGTGGACGACCTGCCCAAGCAGGACCGAATCCGCAAGGATCTGAACTTCCTGGAGGAAAACTTTCATGGCGTAATGCCCTTCGAGATCGTAATAGACACCAGGCAGGCGGGGGCACTGAAGAAGCTGCGCTACCTGAAGAAGATAGAGGCCCTGCAGGATAGCCTGAAGAAGTATCCGCAGCTGGGGCGTACCCTGAGCCTGGTAGACGTGATGAAGTGGAGCCGCCAGGCCTATCTGGGCGGCGATGCCGAACAATATAAGCTGCCCGCCCGAGACGAACTGGCCTTTCTGGCAGACTATGCCGAGAACACACGCCTGCACAACCGCCGCGCACAGGCACAGGCCCCGGCAGGCCAGCGAGACATCCTGCACAGCTTGGTAGACAGCAGCTACCAGGTGGCACGCATTACTGGCTATGTGCAAGACATGGGCTCGCTGGAGATGCCGGTGCTGATCGAGAAAATACAGGCCGATATCGATGCCGTCTTTGAACAAGAACAACAGAAAAAATCTGCCAATACCCAGCCGCTGGAGCACTTTGTTACCGGCACCACCGCCATCTTTCTCAAGGCCAACGAGTACCTGGTAGACAACCTGTTCTGGAGTCTATTGGCCACTTTTGTTCTTATTGGCCTGCAGATGTGGCTGCTCTTTGGCTCTGTGCGCATTATGCTCATCAGCCTGGTGCCCAACCTCATCCCGCTGGTGGTAACTGCGGGGCTGATGGGCTACCTGGGCATTGCGCTGAAGCCTAGCACCGCGCTTATTTACGAGCTCGCATTTGGCATTGCTATCGATAACAGCATCCACTACCTGGCCATGTATCGGCACAAGCGTCGGGCTGGCCTGAGCATACCGGGCGCAGTGGGCAGCACCCTGCGCGTAACGGGCATGAGCATTATCTATACCTCCATTGTGCTCTTCATGGGCTTTGTCATATTCACCCCCAGCACCTTTGGCAGCACCCAGGCCCTGGGCATCCTCACCAGCATCACACTTTTCATGGCCACGTTCAGCAATCTGCTGTTGATGCCGGCCCTGCTGGTTTCGTTCGACCGGGATAGCACCAGTAAAGGGCACGCCCTGATAGATGATGCCGATGAGGAGGATGACGACCCGGAGGAAGCCACCGCCCATGCGTCTGGTACACCCCTGCCTACGGCGTACAAGCAGTGA
- the rbfA gene encoding 30S ribosome-binding factor RbfA, which produces MESTRQKKFARAIQRELSDLLQKEVEGELGVMITLNHIKTTPDLQLARAYITVLPEEKTAQTLALLEQENWQIRHALAKRIRNMVKQMPELQFFEDDTLKTAARLEDLFRDIDYTTPDGEEPLEGYKA; this is translated from the coding sequence ATGGAATCGACCCGACAGAAAAAATTTGCCCGTGCCATACAGCGCGAACTAAGCGACCTGCTGCAAAAGGAAGTGGAAGGCGAACTGGGTGTGATGATTACCCTAAACCACATAAAAACCACACCCGACCTGCAGCTAGCCCGCGCCTATATAACCGTACTACCCGAAGAAAAAACCGCCCAAACCCTGGCACTGCTGGAGCAGGAGAACTGGCAGATACGCCACGCCCTGGCCAAGCGAATCCGAAATATGGTGAAACAGATGCCCGAGCTACAATTCTTTGAAGACGACACGCTGAAAACGGCTGCACGCCTGGAAGACCTGTTCCGAGACATAGACTACACAACACCAGACGGCGAAGAACCCCTGGAGGGCTATAAGGCCTGA
- the lon gene encoding endopeptidase La — MNWDIKHLLAADSHFESDFQELIEGDDKHLNDEALPQTLGILPLRNTVLFPGVVIPITVARDKSIALVRQANQQQPKLIGVVTQRNPETEEPGPEDLYDVGTLASILRLIRMPDGSVTIIIQGRSRFKVENYVETDPYLRASISRYDEVYPGAKPTKALMQSLKREAIRAIELSPHIPTEATNTIQNINSLAFLVHFIANNLNLEIPDKQRILALPTMKEKCEQVLEGLAGEVQMLELTEEIQSRVKQDMDKQQRDYMLRQQMKAIQDELGDYSAETELDELRQRGDQKKWPKEAREAFNKELNKLMRSNPGAPDYTVSLNYLDWLLDLPWNAYTKDHFDLDKAQKTLDKQHYGLEKVKERVVEHLAVLKLQPKGKANILCFYGPPGVGKTSLGKSIADALGRSFVRMSLGGVRDEAEIRGHRRTYIGALPGRILQGLKKAKSSNPVFILDEIDKVGQDFRGDPASALLEVLDPEQNSAFNDHYLELDYDLSQVLFIATANSLDTIHPALRDRMEIIEINGYTVEEKMQIAKSHLLPRIKADHGLGNKQLKADQKVIQLVIDGYTRESGVRQLNQQLSTLARKVVRQVVTQPELEVKLTPALVEEYLGPARFDLEQYQKVEIPGVAIGLAWTPVGGEILFIETALSRGTGRFSLTGQLGDVMKESANLAYIWLKAHAQQYNIPADAFRHWDLHIHIPAGAVPKDGPSAGIALLSAMTSALCQRKVKVGLAMTGEITLRGKVLPVGGIKEKVLAAARAGIKEVILCRQNRKDLEQIKEDTIRSLTVHYVEHMEEVLQLALEPKPVRQPVDLVIPESEKNQLRTSPAL; from the coding sequence ATGAACTGGGATATAAAGCATCTATTAGCCGCAGACAGCCACTTCGAGTCTGACTTTCAGGAGCTAATAGAAGGAGACGATAAGCATCTGAATGACGAGGCACTGCCCCAAACACTGGGCATACTGCCCCTGCGAAACACGGTACTGTTCCCCGGTGTGGTAATCCCCATCACCGTAGCGCGCGATAAAAGCATTGCCCTGGTGCGCCAGGCCAACCAGCAGCAGCCCAAGCTGATCGGGGTGGTTACACAGCGAAATCCTGAAACCGAAGAGCCCGGGCCCGAAGACCTGTACGACGTGGGCACCCTGGCCAGCATCCTGCGGCTGATCCGCATGCCCGATGGCAGCGTTACCATCATCATCCAGGGCCGCAGCCGCTTCAAGGTGGAGAACTACGTGGAAACAGACCCCTACCTGCGGGCCAGCATCTCGCGCTACGACGAGGTGTACCCGGGTGCCAAACCCACCAAAGCCCTGATGCAGAGCCTGAAGCGCGAAGCCATACGTGCCATCGAGCTCTCGCCCCACATCCCCACCGAGGCAACCAACACCATCCAGAACATTAATAGCCTGGCCTTTCTGGTCCACTTCATAGCCAACAACCTGAACCTGGAGATACCCGACAAGCAACGGATCCTGGCCCTGCCCACCATGAAAGAAAAGTGTGAGCAGGTGCTGGAGGGCCTGGCCGGCGAGGTGCAGATGCTGGAGCTGACAGAAGAGATACAGAGCCGTGTGAAGCAGGACATGGACAAGCAGCAGCGAGACTACATGCTGCGCCAGCAGATGAAGGCCATACAGGACGAACTGGGCGACTATAGCGCCGAAACGGAGCTGGATGAACTACGCCAGCGCGGCGACCAGAAAAAATGGCCCAAAGAGGCCCGAGAGGCATTCAACAAAGAGCTGAACAAGCTGATGCGTAGCAACCCGGGCGCGCCAGACTATACCGTGAGCCTGAACTACCTGGACTGGCTGCTGGATCTGCCGTGGAATGCGTACACAAAAGACCACTTCGACCTGGACAAGGCACAGAAGACCCTGGACAAACAGCACTATGGGCTGGAAAAGGTGAAAGAACGTGTGGTGGAACACCTGGCTGTGCTGAAACTGCAACCCAAAGGCAAGGCCAACATCCTATGCTTCTATGGCCCGCCCGGCGTGGGCAAAACCAGCCTGGGCAAAAGTATAGCGGATGCCCTGGGCCGCAGCTTTGTGCGGATGAGCCTGGGCGGCGTACGCGATGAGGCCGAAATACGTGGCCACCGCCGTACCTATATTGGGGCACTGCCTGGCCGGATACTGCAGGGGCTGAAAAAAGCCAAAAGCAGTAACCCGGTGTTCATCCTGGACGAAATAGACAAGGTAGGGCAAGACTTCCGGGGCGACCCGGCCAGCGCACTGCTGGAGGTGCTGGACCCGGAGCAGAACAGCGCCTTCAACGACCACTACCTGGAGCTGGACTACGACCTAAGCCAGGTACTCTTTATTGCCACCGCAAACAGCCTGGACACCATACATCCCGCCCTGCGCGACCGTATGGAAATCATCGAGATAAATGGCTATACGGTGGAAGAGAAAATGCAGATTGCCAAAAGCCACCTGCTGCCCAGGATAAAGGCAGACCATGGCCTGGGAAACAAGCAGCTGAAGGCAGACCAAAAGGTCATCCAGCTGGTGATAGATGGCTATACCCGAGAGAGCGGCGTACGCCAGCTAAACCAGCAGCTAAGCACGCTGGCACGCAAGGTGGTGCGCCAGGTAGTAACCCAGCCCGAACTGGAAGTAAAGCTGACACCCGCCCTGGTGGAGGAGTATCTGGGCCCAGCGCGTTTCGACCTGGAGCAGTACCAAAAGGTGGAAATTCCCGGTGTAGCCATCGGCCTGGCCTGGACCCCCGTGGGTGGAGAGATCCTTTTCATCGAAACAGCCCTGAGCCGGGGTACTGGCCGCTTTAGCCTCACTGGCCAGCTGGGCGATGTGATGAAGGAAAGCGCAAACCTGGCCTACATCTGGCTAAAAGCCCATGCCCAACAATACAACATACCGGCAGATGCCTTCCGCCACTGGGATCTGCACATTCACATTCCGGCTGGTGCAGTGCCCAAGGATGGCCCGAGCGCGGGCATAGCCCTGCTCTCTGCCATGACCAGCGCCCTATGCCAGCGCAAGGTGAAGGTCGGGCTGGCCATGACCGGTGAGATCACCCTGCGGGGCAAAGTACTGCCGGTAGGCGGCATCAAGGAGAAAGTGCTGGCGGCAGCCCGAGCCGGAATAAAAGAGGTGATCCTGTGCAGGCAGAACCGTAAAGACCTGGAGCAGATAAAGGAAGATACGATCCGCAGCCTGACCGTACACTACGTGGAGCACATGGAGGAAGTGCTACAGCTAGCCCTGGAGCCTAAGCCCGTGCGCCAGCCGGTAGACCTGGTAATACCCGAGAGCGAAAAAAACCAGCTGCGTACCAGCCCCGCACTGTAG
- a CDS encoding alpha/beta hydrolase yields MATRFLFFLRQAGRYLLHAFLWLFLLLWGLLLYNLPFDRGPVAFRPLLEQAVPLQLISYQAGPAAHPSPVVCALRDGGQDTTVLFIHGSPGSGTDFAPYLADSSLFARARLATLDRPGFGLSAGSGALGLAEQSRRLGPLVAYLRARGPLILAGHSLGGPLAVRLAMDYPQQVDGLVLLAAALDPALEEMAWYNELLDLRAVQWMMPDALVYSNREIQGLKQDLEDMLPRYHSLRQPIVLVQGGADELVSPSNADFARFRLSHLPIVWDLPPQVGHLFPFDEPQRVRQAVHRSLHQLGVVHGPPASG; encoded by the coding sequence GTGGCTACTCGCTTTCTGTTTTTCCTCCGCCAGGCTGGGCGCTATCTGCTACATGCTTTTCTCTGGCTTTTCCTTTTGCTGTGGGGCCTGTTGCTCTACAACCTGCCCTTTGACCGTGGGCCGGTGGCTTTTCGGCCCCTGCTGGAGCAGGCCGTGCCGCTACAGCTGATATCCTACCAGGCTGGCCCCGCCGCCCACCCCTCCCCAGTAGTATGTGCCCTGCGAGATGGGGGGCAGGATACCACCGTTCTTTTCATTCATGGCAGCCCGGGCAGCGGCACCGACTTTGCCCCCTACCTGGCGGATAGTAGCCTGTTTGCTCGCGCCCGGCTGGCTACCCTGGATCGGCCCGGTTTTGGCCTGTCTGCCGGCAGTGGTGCCCTTGGCCTGGCGGAGCAGAGCCGTCGTTTGGGTCCTCTGGTTGCGTACCTCCGTGCACGCGGCCCCCTGATACTGGCGGGCCATAGCCTAGGTGGCCCCCTGGCTGTGCGGCTGGCCATGGACTACCCCCAGCAGGTGGACGGACTGGTGCTGCTGGCGGCAGCGCTGGACCCAGCCCTGGAGGAAATGGCGTGGTACAACGAGTTGCTAGACCTGCGGGCCGTGCAGTGGATGATGCCGGATGCACTGGTGTATAGCAACCGCGAGATACAGGGGCTTAAGCAAGACCTGGAGGACATGCTGCCCCGCTACCACAGCCTGCGGCAGCCCATCGTGCTGGTACAGGGTGGGGCGGACGAGCTGGTATCGCCGTCTAATGCTGATTTTGCTCGTTTCCGGCTGTCTCACTTGCCCATCGTGTGGGACCTGCCCCCGCAGGTGGGGCATTTGTTTCCGTTCGACGAGCCACAGCGCGTACGGCAGGCGGTGCACCGGTCTCTCCATCAGTTGGGGGTAGTCCATGGCCCCCCTGCCAGCGGGTAG